From the genome of Streptomyces sp. NBC_01304:
GGTCCCGGGCGCACACGATCTTGCACATCACTGTGCAACTGCACAACCGTGTGCAATTTACGCCACTGCACAGTGGTGTGCAATTCGAAGGGCATGGACAATGAGCGCATGAGCCGAGCCGACGCCAACCGCCGCCGCATCCTCGATGTCGCCCTCGCGGAGCTGCTGCGCGACCCGGACGCATCGATGGACCAGATCGCACGGGCGGCCGGGGTGGTCCGGCGCACCGTCTACGGCCACTTCCCCAGCCGCGAGATCCTGGTCGGCGCCCTGGTCGACGACGCGGTGGAAGCGGTCGCCGCGGCGCACGGCACGGACCGCGCGACCTCCCCCGACCCGGCGGCGACCCTGGCCCGCGACACCCTCGCGGTCTGGCGGATCGCGGACCGCTACCGGCTGCTTGTCTCGATGGCCCAGCGCAGCGTCACCATGGAGGGCATCCGCACCCGCCTCGCCCCGGTCCGCAAGGAGTGCGCCGAGCTGCTCCAACGCGGCCTGGACCAGGGCGCGTTCAGCTCACCGCTGCCGCCCGAGGCATTGGCGTACGTCCATGAGCAGGTGCTCTTCGGCCTCCTGGAGGCGGTGAACGACGGCGTCCTGCCCAGCGAAGAGGCGGGCCGCTCGGCCGCGGTCACCTGTCTGACCGCGGCGGGCGTACCCGCCTCGCGCGCCGTGGAACTGGTCGCCGCCGTCGACGCGGCACCGGCCCCGTAACCGCCCTCGTCAGGCCGAGACCAGCCTGAGCACCAGCACGGCCGCCGCGATCAGGGCCAGCACGACCGCCGGCGCCATCTCGTAGTTCTTCGCCCGGACATGGGTGACGACCGCGCCCACGAAGTAGAGGACGACGCCGATCGCGGCCGCGACGCCGATCGGCGCCACCGCGAGGCCCACAAGTAGGCCTATCGCCCCCGCCGTCTTGAGCGTGGCCAGGCGCGGCAGCCAGGAGTCGGGCACGCCCACCTTGGCCATGGACTCGGTGATTCCGTCGTTCCTGGTGAAGGTCAGGAAGGCCGATGCGGACAGGACGAGCGCGAGCAGGGTGCCGACGGCGGCGTAGGCGATGAACATGAGGAATCACTCCAAAGTTTTGGGACGCCGATGATGTGCACCGTTAAATGATTGAAGCACATCAACGATTTTTACGCATCCATCATCGGCTCACTGCTACCGTGGAGCCATGGCAGCAAAGGACGAAGGCACCCCGGACGCGTCCGCGAAGGACCGTCTCGGCTTCCTGCTCGCGTACCACGGCAGCAGCACCGAGACCCTGATCCGCCGGGCGCTCGCCACGACCGGACTGGCGCCCCGGCATGCGATGACGCTGATCCAGCTCGCCGAGGGCCCGGTCACCCAGAAGGCGCTCATCGAGACCCTCGAGGTCGACCCGAGCGTGCTCGTCTCGCTGCTCAACGACCTGGAGGGCGACGGCCTGGTGAGCCGCCGCCGCGACCCCGCCGACCGGCGCCGGCACATCGTGGAGATCACGCCCGAAGGCACGGCTCGGCTCGAGAAGTCGGGCACGGCGCTCGACACGGTGGAGCGCGAACTGTTCGCCGACCTCTCCGAGCGGGACCTCACCGCGCTGCGCAGGATCCTCGGCAAGCTGCGTACGGCGCCGGAGGACTTCAGCTGTACGGAGGCGTGAGCGCCCGGCCGACCGGCCGCCGCGCATGACTGGCCGGCCGGCCGGACACGGCCACGCACGGGAGCCCGGGACCTCAACAGGTCCCGGGCTCCCGTGCGTGCGTACGGCGGAGTGCGGATCAGACTCCGGCCGGCTCCTTCGCGCCACCCTGCGGCGGCACGTCGGCGGACCCGTCCGGAGCGTGCTCGTCGAGCAGCGTCTTCTCGTCGAACGGCAGCTTGCCCGCGAGGACTTGGCCGACCCGCTCCTTGTCGATCTCCTTCGTCCAGGTGCCGATCAGGACCGTGGCCACGGCGTTGCCCGCGAAGTTGGTGAGCGCGCGCGCCTCGCTCATGAAGCGGTCGATGCCGACGATCAGGCCGATGCCGTCCACCAGGGCGGGCTTGTGCGACTGGAGGCCGCCGGCCAGGGTCGCGAGACCCGCACCGGTCACGCCCGCCGCGCCCTTCGAGGCGACGAACAGGAAGAGCAGCAGCGGGATCTGCTCGCCGATCGACATCGGCGTACCCATGGCGTCGGCGATGAACAGCGACGCCATGGTCATGTAGATCATGGTGCCGTCGAGGTTGAAGGAGTAGCCGGTCGGGATCGTGATGCCGACCACCGGCTTGCTGACGCCCATGTGCTCCATCTTCGCGATGACCCGCGGCAGCGCCGACTCGGACGACGAGGTGGACAGGATCAGCAGGAACTCGCGGCTCAGGTACCTGAAGAGCGTGAGGATGTTCAGCCCCGCGACCACCCGCAGCAGCGTGCCGAGGACGATGAAGACGAACAGGAAACAGGTGGTGTAGAAGCCGAGCATCAGGATGGCGAGGTCCTTGAGGACGTCCGCGCCCGCGGAGCCCACGACGGCGGCCATCGCTCCGAAGGCACCGACCGGCGCGGCCCACATCACCATGGCGAGGACGCGGAAGACCAGGCGCTGGATGTGCTCGACACCGCGCAGGACCGGCGCTCCGGCCGCTCCCATGGCCTGCAGCGCGAAGCCCGCGAGCAGGGCGATGAGCAGCGTCTGCAGCACCTCGCCCGAGGTGAAGGCGGAGACGAACGTCATCGGGATGATGCCGAGCAGGAACTCGGTGGTGTTCTTGGCCTCCGCGTCGACCTGCGCATGGCCGACGTCCTTGACCGCGTCGGTCACCGCGAGGCCCGTGCCCGGATCCAGGATGTTGCCGACGACCAGGCCGATGCCGAGCGCGACCAGCGACATGACCGTGAAGTAGACCAGGGCGATACCGCCGACGGCACCGACCTTGGCGGCCTTCCGCACCGAGCCGATGCCGAGCACGATCGTGCAGAAGATGATGGGCGAGATCATCATCTTGATCAGGTTCACGAAGCCGGTGCCGATGGGCTTCAGCTCGACCGCGAAGTCGGGGGCGATCAGGCCCACCGAGATACCGAGGACGACTGCGACGATCACCGCGATGTACAGGTAGTGGGTGCGGTCCCGTCTGGTTTCTTTACTGACTGCGGGTGCCGGTTCGGGGGTGCTGGCGGCCACGGCTGCCCTCCTTGACGTCTGCGTCGGCATCACCGGCGTGCGGCTCACGTCCGGGGTGGGGGATGCCGTGACTATGTCCCGCCCTGTGAGCACGGTCACCCTTGCGTTCATTTAGTTCGCGCTTATCTGCCCAGGCACACTGGCCGCATGCCCCCTGCCGTCCGCATCCCCCGACCCCGCAGCCTGGCCGGCCAGCTCTTCGCCATGCAGGTCGTCCTTGTCGCCGTGGTGGTCGCCGGGTGCGCGGTCTTCGCGTACGTCACCGCGCACGACCGGGCCGAGGAGGCGGCGGGCCGCCAGGCCGGGGCCACCGCGCGGGCGGTGGCGGACTCTCCGTCGGTACGCACGGCCGTACGCTCCGCCGATCCGTCGGCCCGGCTGCAGCCGTACGCGGAGCGGGTACGCAAGGACACCGGCGTCGACTTCGTCACGATCATGGACACGGACGGCATCCGCTGGACGCACCCGCACCGGGACGAGATAGGCGAGCACTTCCTCGGCAACACGGCCCGCGCG
Proteins encoded in this window:
- a CDS encoding DoxX family protein, which produces MFIAYAAVGTLLALVLSASAFLTFTRNDGITESMAKVGVPDSWLPRLATLKTAGAIGLLVGLAVAPIGVAAAIGVVLYFVGAVVTHVRAKNYEMAPAVVLALIAAAVLVLRLVSA
- a CDS encoding TetR/AcrR family transcriptional regulator; this translates as MSRADANRRRILDVALAELLRDPDASMDQIARAAGVVRRTVYGHFPSREILVGALVDDAVEAVAAAHGTDRATSPDPAATLARDTLAVWRIADRYRLLVSMAQRSVTMEGIRTRLAPVRKECAELLQRGLDQGAFSSPLPPEALAYVHEQVLFGLLEAVNDGVLPSEEAGRSAAVTCLTAAGVPASRAVELVAAVDAAPAP
- a CDS encoding MarR family winged helix-turn-helix transcriptional regulator, giving the protein MAAKDEGTPDASAKDRLGFLLAYHGSSTETLIRRALATTGLAPRHAMTLIQLAEGPVTQKALIETLEVDPSVLVSLLNDLEGDGLVSRRRDPADRRRHIVEITPEGTARLEKSGTALDTVERELFADLSERDLTALRRILGKLRTAPEDFSCTEA
- a CDS encoding cation:dicarboxylate symporter family transporter; translated protein: MPTQTSRRAAVAASTPEPAPAVSKETRRDRTHYLYIAVIVAVVLGISVGLIAPDFAVELKPIGTGFVNLIKMMISPIIFCTIVLGIGSVRKAAKVGAVGGIALVYFTVMSLVALGIGLVVGNILDPGTGLAVTDAVKDVGHAQVDAEAKNTTEFLLGIIPMTFVSAFTSGEVLQTLLIALLAGFALQAMGAAGAPVLRGVEHIQRLVFRVLAMVMWAAPVGAFGAMAAVVGSAGADVLKDLAILMLGFYTTCFLFVFIVLGTLLRVVAGLNILTLFRYLSREFLLILSTSSSESALPRVIAKMEHMGVSKPVVGITIPTGYSFNLDGTMIYMTMASLFIADAMGTPMSIGEQIPLLLFLFVASKGAAGVTGAGLATLAGGLQSHKPALVDGIGLIVGIDRFMSEARALTNFAGNAVATVLIGTWTKEIDKERVGQVLAGKLPFDEKTLLDEHAPDGSADVPPQGGAKEPAGV